GTCGCGAGCGATCCGCACAGGGCCGTCGCGCCGCCCGTCGCGTAGGGGTCCGTGCCGGCCGGGCCGCCCGTCTTCGCGGTCTGGCCGGCCAGCAGGGGGCGCAGATGGTTCGTGGAGTCCTCTGCACAGGACAGCGGGCCGGCCTGGACGTAGGACACGATCAGCTGGACCTGGTGGGTGCGCAGGTCGTTGCGGTCGAAACGGAAGTGCAGCTCGCGGCGGACGGTGAAGAGGGAGACCGAGGTGTCGGCGCCCGCGTCGGCCGGCCGCAGCGCGTACACGAAGGTGTGGTCCGCGGTGACCTCGAGGGTCGCGGAGTCGGTCTCGGCGGCCTGGAGCGTGCCCTGGACGCGGATGTTGCTGTCGGCCAGCTGGGTCTGGGCGGGGTCGAAGCGGACCAGCCAGCCGGTCGGCGCGTGTCTGCCGTCGGCGGCCGGGTGGCTGAAGCTCTCGTCGAACTGGTCGAGCTGCTCGGCGGCGACCAGGGCCCGCACGGGCCGGACCTGCTGCCGGGTGAGCACCTCCGGGTAGAGGGAGGAGTGCACGATGTACTCCTTGGCCGCGGTCAGGGCGGTGACGACCTGGCTGTCGGAGAAGTGCGCGGTGCGCCGGGAGGCGGGCAGCGGGATGCCCTCGGCGCCGACACGGAACTGCGCGGCGGGACTGTGCGCGAACAGCGACTCGGGGTCGGCCGCCCCGGGCACGACGCCCTGCGGGGAGAGCGGGATGACGGTCATCCGCAGGGGCTCGACGGACCGGCGCGCCACGGGGCTCTGGTAGGGGTTGCGTACGCCCATGTAGACGGCGGTCCCGAAGGCGACGGCGATCAGCATGACCAGGATCAGTGCCTGCCGCGACAGGCCCCGGCGCCGGGGCGGTCGGCGGCGGACGGCGGGCGCGTGGTCGGCCATGCGCTCCTGCGCGGAGTACTCCTGGATGCGGGCAGCACGGACGAACGATTCGTCGAAGACGACGGATCGGTACTCGTCCTCTCCACCTCCGGGAGTGCCCTCGGGTGTCCCCTCCGGTGGGTCTCCAGGCCCGGCCATACTTTCAGAGTAGGTCGCGCGGACCCCAGGTAAACGCCCTGCCGTACGACAACTTCTGACAGGCGCTCAGGGCGTGCGCGGAACCGCCGAGACAGGTGGCTGGGAGTAGTCGGCGGATGCCGAGGGAGGCGGCACGCTCCCCTGTTCGAGACCGGTCGTGGCGGGCGACGGCAGCTGGTCCCGGCTGCCCGAGGAGGCGCCCCGGTAGACCGCGGCGAAGGCCAGCGCGACCATGCCGACGCCCATGACGAGGGCGAGCATCCAGGCGACGGGGCGATGCCAGCGGACCTGCCTGCCGTGGGCCCCGGGGACGCCGTAGCGGCGTTCCCACGCTTCGGGGAGGTCGGCGTCGTCCGGATCGTCGAGATCGGGATCATGGCCGAAATCGCCGGGTCCTTCGGAACCGTAGGCGTCGTCGTAGCGGTCGCCTCGGGCGCGGGCCCGGCGGGCCTCGGCCTCGGCTCTCGCCTCCGCGGCGGCCAGGAGGCGTTCGACGGCGGTCGGCTCGTGCACCACGGCCGCCTTGACAAATGCCTCGTCGAAGACCACGGAGGCGAACTCTTCGTCCGACACCCCGCGGTCGTGGTCGTCGTCGGGCTCCCAGCCGTCAGGGAACGGCGTACCCCCCACGTCCTCCGGCACAAATCCAGAGTAGACCTGGGGGGTCAATTTGGGCAGTCGGTAGGGAAATTCATCCGCCGGATGAGATGCCTCTCACGATGCCCCGTAGGGGGTTTCAGCGCCGTACGTGCCCGTCGCCCGTGACGATGTACTTGGTACTGGTCAGCTCCGGGAGGCCCATCGGACCCCGGGCGTGCAGCTTCTGGGTGGAGATGCCGATCTCCGCGCCGAAGCCGAACTGGCCGCCGTCGGTGAAGCGGGTGGAGGCGTTCACGGCCACCGTGGTGGAGTCGACCAACTGGGTGAAACGGCGGGCGGCCTGCTGCGAGGTGGTGACGATGGCCTCGGTGTGGCCGGAGGTCCACAGCCGGATGTGCTCGACGGCCCGGTCCAGCGAGTCGACGACGGCGGCGGCGATGTCGTAGGAGAGGTACTCCGTCTCCCAGTCCTCGGGCGTGGCCTCGACCACGGTCGCCTTCGAGTCCTTGGCATAGGCCAGCACGCGCTCGTCGGCGTGCACGGTGACACCCGCCTCCGCGAGGGCGTCGAGGGCGCGCGGCAGGAACCGGGGGGCGATGTCCTGGTGGACCAGGAGGGTCTCGGCGGCGTTGCAGACGCTGACCCGGTGCGCCTTGGAGTTGATCAGGATGTCGATCGCCATGTCGAGGTCGGCGTGGGCGTCGACGTAGACGTGGCAGTTGCCGGTGCCGGTCTCGATGACCGGGACGGTGGACTCCGTGACCACGGTCCGGATGAGCGAGGCGCCGCCGCGCGGGATGAGGACGTCGACCAGGCCGCGGGCCCGCATCAGCTCGCGCACGCTGTCGCGGCCCTCGCCGGGCACCAGCTGCACGGCGTCGGCGGGCAGCCCGGCCCCGCCGACGGCGTCGCGGATCACCCGGACGAGAGCGGTGTTCGACTCGTAGGCGGAGGACGAGCCGCGCAGCAGGACCGCGTTGCCGGCCTTCAGGCAGAGGGCGGCGGCGTCCACGGTGACGTTCGGGCGGGCCTCGTAGATGATGCCGACGACGCCGAGCGGGACGCGGACCTGGCGCAGGTCGATGCCGTTGGGGAGGGTGGAACCGCGGACGACCTCGCCGACCGGGTCGGGCAGCGCGACGACGTCCCGGACGTCCGAGGCGATGGCCCGTACCCGCTCCGGGGTGAGGGTCAGCCGGTCCACGATCGCCTCGCTGGTGCCCGCCTCACGGGCCTTGGCGATGTCCTTGGCGTTGGCCTCGACGATTTCGCTCGTACGGACCTCCAGCGCGTCCGCGATGGCGAGCAGCGCGTCGTCCTTGGCGGCCCGGGGCAGCGGCGCGAGGTCGGCGGCGGCCGCCTTGGCGCGGTAGGCGGCGCGGGTGACCGGGGACATGGAGTCGTACGGCGAGAGCGTGGTCATAAGGGAAGGGTAGTGCGCCGCGCGGGCCGGTCCACCGTTCGTTCCACACCCCGAGATGTGCCGCGAGGACACCCCCGAGGCCCGTCGGCGGGAGTGTCAGTACGGGTGGACGCCAACCGGGGTCGCCGGGGCCGGTCCGTAGCCCTCCGCGATGCGCTGGTGGTAGGTCTGGCGGTCGATAACCTCCAGGCCGACGATCTCCCAGGGGGGCAGCCCGGCGGTCTGGCGGTGCTCCCCCCACAGCCGCAGGGCGACGGCGGCCGCGTCATGCAGGTCGCGGGCCTCCTCCCAGTACCGGATCTCGGCGTGGTCGCCCGCGTATCTGCTGGTCAGGAGGAAGGGATGGTCGTGGGCGAGCTGTTCGAGGGCCCGCCGGACCTCCTTCAGCGGGGCCTCTTCACCGGAGACGCTGAGGGTGACATGCCACAGCCGGGGGACGTCCACGGGCTGCCCGCCCTTCGACTCGGCACCCTCCTGGGCCAGGTACCGGTCGCCCGCCGCCACGCTGGTCAGGGCGCGCTCCTCGCCGGGCGCGCGCGTGGGCGCCGGAGCCGCGGCGCGTGACGACGCCGGACCGGCCGTACGCGACGCCGCCGAACCGGTTTCGCCGGTACTCCCACGGGCCGCTGCCACCCCAGGGCGCACTCGTCTCACGACGGCCTCCTTTACGCAGCGCTCGTGCGGAATCTGTCCCTGGTACAAAGTTGAGCAGGCCGCACGGCTCCGCGGGGCGGTTTCACGGAACGTCCCCCACCGGTACGGACCGTTCGAGCGGGTTTACGGGTGCAGGATCACCAGGTCGTCCCGGTGGACGACCTCGCGCTCGTACTCCGCGCCCAGCTCCCGCGCCAGTTCCCTGGTCGACCGGCCGATCAGCTGGGGAATCTCCTTGGCGTCGAAGTTGACGAGGCCGCGGGCCACCGCGCGCCCCCGGGTGTCGCGCAGTTCGACGGGGTCGCCCGCGCTGAACTCGCCCTCGACGGCGGCGATCCCGGCCGGCAGCAGCGAGGTGCGCCGCTCGACGACCGCGCGCACCGCCCCGTCGTCCAGGGTCAGCGAGCCCTGCGGGGTGGAGGCGTGCTGGAGCCACAGCAGCCGGTCGGCGGAGCGCTTGCCGGTGGCGTGGAAGTAGGTGCCGGTGTCCCCGCCGGTGAAGGCGTCGGCCGCGTGGACGGCGCTGGTGAGGACGACGGGGATGCCGGCGGCGGCCGCGATCCGGGCGGCCTCGACCTTGGTGACCATGCCGCCGGTGCCGACGCCCGCCTTGCCGGTGCTGCCGATCTCGACGTGCGCGAGGTCCGCGGGGCCCCGCACCTCGGCGATCCGTGAGGTGCCCGGCCTGGTGGGGTCGCCGTCGTACACGCCGTCGACGTCGGACAGCAGGATCAACAGGTCGGCGTGGACGAGGTGGGCGACGAGGGCGGCGAGCCGGTCGTTGTCGCCGAAGCGGATCTCGTCGGTGGCCACCGTGTCGTTCTCGTTGACGATCGGGAAGGCGCCCATCGCGAGCAGCTCGTCGAGAGTGCGGGAGGCGTTGCGGTGGTGGGCGCGCCTGCTCATGTCGTCACTCGTCAGCAGCACCTGGCCGACACGGACGGCGTAACGGGCGAAGGAGGCTGTGTAGCGGGCGACGAGCAGGCCCTGGCCGACGCTCGCCGCGGCCTGCTGGCGGGCGAGGTCCCTGGGGCGACGGCGCAGGCCCAGCGGGGCGAGACCGGCGGCGATGGCACCCGAGGAGACGAGAACGATCTCTTTCTCGCCCCCGCTGCGGCTCTTGGCGAGGACGTCGACGAGCGCGTCGACCCGGTCGGCGTCGAGCCCGCCGGAGGCGGTGGTCAGCGACGAGGAGCCGACCTTGACGACGATCCTGCGGGCCTCGCCCACGGCCTGCCTTGCCCCTGCCACCTTGTTGTTCGCCCCTCAGATAGGTCAACCGCTGCCCACCTGGCAAATCTACGGGAACGGTAGCGGAGGGCGCGCAGGGTTTCACTGCGCGGACAGGGCCGCCGCCGTAGCCGTTTGCTCACTCTTTGCGTACGGCAAAAAGGTTGCACGCGTTCCCCATACGATTTGAAGAGAACACAAATTTATTTTGAAGTTTGTGTCACCTACAGTTCGCACTGTGAAGCGCATACTCCTGAGATCGGGGAAGAGCCCCTTCGACGTCGTCCCCGTCGAGGAAGCCCTCCATCGCGACGTGATAGCCACCAACTCCGGCAACCTGATCTTCAGCGATGCCGCACACAAGATCCTCACCACGCCGGACACCGAGGTCGTCTCGAACGGCATGCGGACCGATGTGAACGCGGCGGCCCGGATCAACGAGGAGTACGACGCCTTCGTCATACCCCTCGCCAACGCCTTCCGGCCGTCCTTCGAGCAGCCGCTCCAGCGGCTGACCAGGCTCATCGGGAAGCTGAAGATCCCGGTCGTGGTGATGGGCGTCGGCGCGCAGGCCGCCCTGGACCAGGACCCGACACGGCTGAAGGCCATGGAACCGACCGTGCGGGCGTTCTGCTCGGCGGTGCTGGAGCACAGCGCCTCCATAGGCGTGCGCGGCGAGTTCACCGAGAAGTACCTCACCGACATGGGCTTCCGGGACGTCGAGGTCATCGGCTGCCCCTCGATGTTCCTGCACGGCGACCGGCTCCCGGTGGAGAAGCGGGCGGCGGGACTGACCGCGGACTCGCGGATCGCGGTCAACGGATCGCACACCGCGGTGCGCACCGGGGGCCTGCACCGGATCATCACCCGCACCCACGCGCACTACCCGAACCTGCGCTACATAGGCCAGAACCTCACCGACGCGCGGCAGCTGCACTGGCGGGACGTGAACTCGCCGGCCGGCCGGATGACGCAGATGCCGACGCACCCCGACCACCCGATGTACCGGGAGGACAAGGTCCGGGTGTACGTCGACCCGGTCACCTGGATCGACGACCTCAAGGAGTACGACTTCTCCTTCGGCGGGCGTATCCACGGCAACATCGCGGCGCTGCTGGCGGGCACGCCCGCGACCGTGCTGGCCTTCGACTCGCGCACGCTGGAGCTGTGCCGCTACTTCGAGATACCGCACCGCCTGCTCAGTGAGGTGCCCGCGGACCTCGACCCGGCCGACCTGTACGAGGAGGCCGACTTCAGCGCGCTCACGGGCAACCACAAGGAGCGCTTCGACCGGTTCACCGCGTTCCTGGACAAGAACGGGCTGTCCAACACCTTCACCCACGGTGACGGTGGCGTGGCCTTCGACAAGAAGCTGCGCTCGCTGCCCTTCCCGGCGGGCGTGCGCCCCTGGAACGACACCGACCCCGCCGCGCTGACCAGCCGGTTCGGCTGGCTCCAGCAGCAGATCGCCGAACTGGACTCCCACAACGCCCAGTTGAAGCGGGACCTGGCGAAGCACCGGCCCGGCGCGAAGGCCGCGGCCAAGGCCGCCGCGGTCATCCCCGCCCCGTCGATCTACCGTCGCGCGAAGCGCGTGGTGGGCGGCCCGCTGCGTCGCGCGCTGAAGCCGGGCAAGTAGGCCCCGCCGAGCACCACCGGGCGACACCACGGCCGGGCGGCACCGCCGGGAGGCACCGCACGCGGGCTCACGCGGCCGCCGTGCCGCCCGGTCGCATCGGGCGCCGGAGTCGGCGGAGCCTGCGGCGGACCTTGCGGCTGAAGCCGCGGAAGAAGGTTTCGGTCGGGTCCTTGCGCCAGCCCGGGAAGTCCTTCGCCTCGCGGGGCTCGGCCAGGTAGATCCGGTCGGGCAGGCCGGCCGTGCGGGAGCCGTAGTGCGGATAGGCCAGGTAGAGCTGGGTGTTGCGCTTCTTCAGGACCGGAGCCGGTTCGCTCTTGGCCTTGATGAACTCGAGGACGTCCACGAGGAGTTCGGAGCGCTGCCGGGCCACCAGCTCCAGGCGCAGCCGCTCGTGGACCCGGAGCCGCTGGGCGACGCCCTCGTTCCAGTAGGCGTCCATCAGCGGCTTGGCCAGCTCCATCTTGGTGCGCCGGATCTCCTCGTCGTTCCTGAGGAAGACGGGCCCGAACTGCGGCAGCACGGTGACGAGGAAGGGGCGGACCATGAGCACGTCCCGCTTGGCGCCGGGCGGGACGAGCCGCTCCAGCAGGCCCATCAGGGCGCGCGCGGAGTCGAAGCGCAGGGTGTAACTCCCGCTCTTCGTCACATGCTTGCCGTCGGTGCGGCCCACCAGGTAGTAGCAGGTGTAGTCGGCGACCACGGAGACGCCGTCGGCCCGCAGATAGGCCTCCATCGTGAACAGGGCGTCCTCGCCGGTCCACAGCGACTCGTCGAAGCGCATGCCGTGGCGCTCCAGGAACTCCCGGCGGAACAGCTTCTGCGCGCTGAGGGTGAACTTTATGTTGGAGGAGTAGACGTCCGTACGGTCGAGGGTCTCGCCCCACATCGACTTCGGCGGCTTGCGGTTGATGCCCTCGACCCGGCCGAGGACCACGTCCGTGCCGTTGCGGTCGGCTATGGCCACCATGCGTTCCAGGGCCTCGGCGCCGAGCCGGTCGTCGGCGTCGAGGAAGAAGACATAGCGCCCGGTGGCCTTGGAGAGGCCGACGTTGCGCGGGCCGCTGGGGCCGCCGGAGTTCTCCTGGCGGATCACGGTGACGGCCATGGGCACGCGGGCGGCGAACTCCTCCAGGTACTCCCCGGTGCCGTCCTGGGAACCGTCGTCCACGGCTATGACCTCCAGGCGCGCCGCGTCCAGGGTCTGTGCCTCGACCGATGCCAGGCACTCGACCAGGTACGGCATCGCTTCGTACGCCCCGATGACCACCGTGACGTCAGGCTGCGCAGTGGTCACTTTTCCCTCTCATCACGCACCGGTTCCCTCATATGAACACTTTGGATACCCGGTAGACGATGGATGAACGGGGTGGGTTGCCTAGGTTTCGGTACGTGTCCCACATCACAGAACGCGCAAGAGGCCGGGCCCCCGGAGAGAACTCTCCGGGGGCCCGGCCTCAGGAAATACGGGCGTCAGCCAGCCGTAACGCCCTTGGCATCCTTGGGCAGTTCCGTCGCGTCGTCCGGCGCGGCGCCGACCGCGTTGTCCGCCGCGGCGGCGTGCGACTCCTGGCCGACGTTGCGTGCCTCGGCCTTCAGCGCGAGGTCGGTGACCGCGGTGTCGAACTGTTCGAGCGAGGTGGGCTCGTCGGGTCCGAGCAGGTACTCCTTGAGTTCCTTGCGGTCCTTGGCCAGCGGATCGGCGGCCGGGGCGCGGACCGCGTCCAGCAGCTGGTCCAGCTCGGCGGCGCTGTTGCTGAGGATCACCGCCGCGCGCACGGCGGTGTTCTGCCGCCTGAACTCCTCGGCGCCCAGCTCGGCGGAGTCCGCGACTGCATACGGTTTGCCGCTCGCGATGAAGTCGGAGACCACGCTGGAGATGTCCGAGACCATCGCCTCGGAGGCGTTGAAGCAGTCGTACAGGCGGGGTCCGGCGCCGGTGATCACCCGGTGCTCGAAGGAGGGGAAGGAGCGCCAGTAGGTCTCGTTCCACTCGGCGCGCAGCCGGGCGGCCTCCTCGTGCTTGCGGACGTCGACGATGCCGTCACGGCTCGTCACGGCCTCGTCGGCGCGCTCGTCGAACGCGAGGGAGAGGCCGTCCAGCCGGGCCTTG
The sequence above is a segment of the Streptomyces asoensis genome. Coding sequences within it:
- a CDS encoding glutamate-5-semialdehyde dehydrogenase; translated protein: MTTLSPYDSMSPVTRAAYRAKAAAADLAPLPRAAKDDALLAIADALEVRTSEIVEANAKDIAKAREAGTSEAIVDRLTLTPERVRAIASDVRDVVALPDPVGEVVRGSTLPNGIDLRQVRVPLGVVGIIYEARPNVTVDAAALCLKAGNAVLLRGSSSAYESNTALVRVIRDAVGGAGLPADAVQLVPGEGRDSVRELMRARGLVDVLIPRGGASLIRTVVTESTVPVIETGTGNCHVYVDAHADLDMAIDILINSKAHRVSVCNAAETLLVHQDIAPRFLPRALDALAEAGVTVHADERVLAYAKDSKATVVEATPEDWETEYLSYDIAAAVVDSLDRAVEHIRLWTSGHTEAIVTTSQQAARRFTQLVDSTTVAVNASTRFTDGGQFGFGAEIGISTQKLHARGPMGLPELTSTKYIVTGDGHVRR
- the proB gene encoding glutamate 5-kinase; translation: MGEARRIVVKVGSSSLTTASGGLDADRVDALVDVLAKSRSGGEKEIVLVSSGAIAAGLAPLGLRRRPRDLARQQAAASVGQGLLVARYTASFARYAVRVGQVLLTSDDMSRRAHHRNASRTLDELLAMGAFPIVNENDTVATDEIRFGDNDRLAALVAHLVHADLLILLSDVDGVYDGDPTRPGTSRIAEVRGPADLAHVEIGSTGKAGVGTGGMVTKVEAARIAAAAGIPVVLTSAVHAADAFTGGDTGTYFHATGKRSADRLLWLQHASTPQGSLTLDDGAVRAVVERRTSLLPAGIAAVEGEFSAGDPVELRDTRGRAVARGLVNFDAKEIPQLIGRSTRELARELGAEYEREVVHRDDLVILHP
- a CDS encoding polysaccharide pyruvyl transferase family protein, whose product is MKRILLRSGKSPFDVVPVEEALHRDVIATNSGNLIFSDAAHKILTTPDTEVVSNGMRTDVNAAARINEEYDAFVIPLANAFRPSFEQPLQRLTRLIGKLKIPVVVMGVGAQAALDQDPTRLKAMEPTVRAFCSAVLEHSASIGVRGEFTEKYLTDMGFRDVEVIGCPSMFLHGDRLPVEKRAAGLTADSRIAVNGSHTAVRTGGLHRIITRTHAHYPNLRYIGQNLTDARQLHWRDVNSPAGRMTQMPTHPDHPMYREDKVRVYVDPVTWIDDLKEYDFSFGGRIHGNIAALLAGTPATVLAFDSRTLELCRYFEIPHRLLSEVPADLDPADLYEEADFSALTGNHKERFDRFTAFLDKNGLSNTFTHGDGGVAFDKKLRSLPFPAGVRPWNDTDPAALTSRFGWLQQQIAELDSHNAQLKRDLAKHRPGAKAAAKAAAVIPAPSIYRRAKRVVGGPLRRALKPGK
- a CDS encoding glycosyltransferase family 2 protein; this encodes MTTAQPDVTVVIGAYEAMPYLVECLASVEAQTLDAARLEVIAVDDGSQDGTGEYLEEFAARVPMAVTVIRQENSGGPSGPRNVGLSKATGRYVFFLDADDRLGAEALERMVAIADRNGTDVVLGRVEGINRKPPKSMWGETLDRTDVYSSNIKFTLSAQKLFRREFLERHGMRFDESLWTGEDALFTMEAYLRADGVSVVADYTCYYLVGRTDGKHVTKSGSYTLRFDSARALMGLLERLVPPGAKRDVLMVRPFLVTVLPQFGPVFLRNDEEIRRTKMELAKPLMDAYWNEGVAQRLRVHERLRLELVARQRSELLVDVLEFIKAKSEPAPVLKKRNTQLYLAYPHYGSRTAGLPDRIYLAEPREAKDFPGWRKDPTETFFRGFSRKVRRRLRRLRRPMRPGGTAAA